In Puntigrus tetrazona isolate hp1 chromosome 24, ASM1883169v1, whole genome shotgun sequence, a genomic segment contains:
- the zgc:92591 gene encoding zgc:92591, which produces MSNEGAKKKGKVPGDKKASKRKAKRRETYAVYIYKVLKQVHPDTGISSRAMSIMNSFVNDVFERIATEASRLAHYNKRSTITSREVQTAVRLLLPGELAKHAVSEGTKAVTKYTSSK; this is translated from the exons ATGTCCAATGAAGGAGCAAAGAAGAAAGGTAAAGTGCCCGGGGACAAAAAAGCGTCTAAACGGAAAGCAAAGAGGAGGGAGACTTACGCAGTGTATATCTACAAAGTTTTGAAGCAG GTTCACCCCGACACCGGTATCTCCAGCAGGGCGATGAGCATCATGAACTCGTTCGTCAATGATGTGTTCGAGCGCATCGCTACGGAGGCCTCGCGGCTCGCTCACTATAACAAGCGGTCGACCATCACGAGCAGAGAGGTGCAGACCGCGGTCCGGCTCCTGCTGCCCGGAGAACTCGCCAAACACGCAGTGTCCGAGGGCACCAAGGCCGTCACCAAGTACACCAGCTCCAAGTGA
- the asb10 gene encoding ankyrin repeat and SOCS box protein 10 isoform X1: MSRRSLMYNPSSLRPLEQERHQMRRAAPVLSGHLLRKEAWDRGTSSRQTVGNPPMVCQDPVVQNALYTGNVQAVKEIFSKGFPSDLVIQPQGGAMRWRANGKVKGLWSLTYEQELTTPLHITAGRGFSECLRHLLMRGARVDLAPGGTTALHEACEECQPECVKLLLQYGANPNATNEDGQMPLHVCTELDSLECVKHLLAFGALISGQSLDDNDTPLHVAARHGLPDHMELYLRHGAALNLQNDEGNTPLNAACSQPQDCASLERYSRVCRMLVSAGADIHISDADKQTPLHMACKNVNPDVVDLLLKYKALVNEMDYGGDAPMHNILKVVAYKTEHEPERIVQALLNYGSIRVWPGALPKVLKYCCTSPRTIEVLLNAYDRLKITEAWVESVSPEIFQKHREFYESLFALMQTPRSLQHVARHRLRTFLEGRLHNVVPKLGLPTFLKNYLMLSFRDYMH, encoded by the exons ATGTCTAGAAGGAGTCTGATGTATAATCCAAGCTCTCTGCGCCCTTTAGAGCAGGAAAGGCACCAGATGAGACGGGCTGCCCCAGTTCTCAGTGGCCACCTGCTCAGGAAAGAAGCCTGGGACAGGGGGACGTCTTCGAGGCAGACCGTAGGAAACCCTCCGATGGTGTGCCAGGACCCTGTTGTCCAAAATGCCCTGTACACCGGAAACGTACAAGCCGTGAAAGAGATCTTCTCAAAAGGCTTTCCTTCGGACCTGGTCATCCAGCCTCAAGGAGGAGCCATGCGCTGGAGAGCAAATGGAAAAGTGAAAG gactGTGGTCATTGACGTATGAACAAGAGCTGACCACGCCGCTGCACATCACCGCCGGCCGGGGCTTCAGCGAATGTCTGCGGCATCTCCTGATGCGGGGCGCTCGAGTGGACCTGGCACCTGGGGGCACCACTGCCCTGCATGAGGCCTGTGAGGAGTGCCAGCCCGAGTGTGTCAAGCTGTTGCTGCAGTACGGAGCCAATCCCAACGCAACCAACGAAGACGGCCAGATGCCCCTGCACGTGTGCACTGAACTCGATTCACTCGA GTGTGTCAAGCATCTACTAGCATTTGGTGCTTTGATCAGCGGCCAGAGCTTGGATGATAACGACACACCCCTTCATGTGGCGGCCCGCCATGGCCTTCCCGATCACATGGAGCTGTACTTACGACACGGAGCTGCTCTTAACCTACAAAATGACGAAGGAAACACCCCTCTAAACGCCGCCTGCTCCCAGCCTCAGGACTGCGCGTCTCTGGAGCGCTACAGCCGCGTTTGCCGCATGCTGGTGTCTGCTGGAGCCGATATACACATCAGTGACGCGGACAAACAGACTCCACTGCACATGGCGTGTAAGAACGTCAACCCTGACGTGGTGGATCTGCTGCTGAAGTATAAAGCCTTGGTCAACGAAATGGATTACGGAGGCGACGCACCGATGCATAACATCCTGAAGGTGGTGGCCTACAAGACGGAGCATGAGCCTGAGAGGATCGTACAGGCTCTTCTCAATTACGGATCCATCAGGGTGTGGCCTGGAGCTCTGCCCAAG GTGTTGAAATATTGCTGCACATCTCCAAGAACAATAGAAGTGCTCCTCAACGCATACGACCGCCTCAAAATCACCGAAGCCTGGGTAGAATCTGTATCTCCCGAGATCTTTCAG AAACACCGGGAATTCTACGAATCCCTGTTTGCGCTGATGCAGACTCCTCGATCTCTACAACATGTGGCTCGTCACAGACTGCGAACGTTTCTGGAAGGTCGCTTGCACAACGTTGTCCCTAAACTGGGTCTACCAACCTTTCTTAAAAACTACCTAATGCTGTCATTCAGAGACTATATGCACTGA
- the asb10 gene encoding ankyrin repeat and SOCS box protein 10 isoform X2, translating to MGPKIKFRKQKKYRSDVIATAQASGLILQFWNALLVGDELTVISIVDDPEYAYLSDAIYDTSNIEEWKNFRFNYRGLRLWSLTYEQELTTPLHITAGRGFSECLRHLLMRGARVDLAPGGTTALHEACEECQPECVKLLLQYGANPNATNEDGQMPLHVCTELDSLECVKHLLAFGALISGQSLDDNDTPLHVAARHGLPDHMELYLRHGAALNLQNDEGNTPLNAACSQPQDCASLERYSRVCRMLVSAGADIHISDADKQTPLHMACKNVNPDVVDLLLKYKALVNEMDYGGDAPMHNILKVVAYKTEHEPERIVQALLNYGSIRVWPGALPKVLKYCCTSPRTIEVLLNAYDRLKITEAWVESVSPEIFQKHREFYESLFALMQTPRSLQHVARHRLRTFLEGRLHNVVPKLGLPTFLKNYLMLSFRDYMH from the exons ATGGGGCCGAAGATTAAGTTTcgcaaacaaaagaaatatcGCAGCGATGTAATCGCGACGGCTCAGGCGTCAGGACTTATCCTCCAGTTCTGGAATGCGCTTCTGGTCGGAGATGAGCTCACCGTTATTAGTATTGTTGATGACCCAGAATATGCTTATCTCTCAGATGCCATATATGACACCAGCAATATAGAGGAGTGGAAGAACTTCAGGTTCAACTACAGAGGGCTGA gactGTGGTCATTGACGTATGAACAAGAGCTGACCACGCCGCTGCACATCACCGCCGGCCGGGGCTTCAGCGAATGTCTGCGGCATCTCCTGATGCGGGGCGCTCGAGTGGACCTGGCACCTGGGGGCACCACTGCCCTGCATGAGGCCTGTGAGGAGTGCCAGCCCGAGTGTGTCAAGCTGTTGCTGCAGTACGGAGCCAATCCCAACGCAACCAACGAAGACGGCCAGATGCCCCTGCACGTGTGCACTGAACTCGATTCACTCGA GTGTGTCAAGCATCTACTAGCATTTGGTGCTTTGATCAGCGGCCAGAGCTTGGATGATAACGACACACCCCTTCATGTGGCGGCCCGCCATGGCCTTCCCGATCACATGGAGCTGTACTTACGACACGGAGCTGCTCTTAACCTACAAAATGACGAAGGAAACACCCCTCTAAACGCCGCCTGCTCCCAGCCTCAGGACTGCGCGTCTCTGGAGCGCTACAGCCGCGTTTGCCGCATGCTGGTGTCTGCTGGAGCCGATATACACATCAGTGACGCGGACAAACAGACTCCACTGCACATGGCGTGTAAGAACGTCAACCCTGACGTGGTGGATCTGCTGCTGAAGTATAAAGCCTTGGTCAACGAAATGGATTACGGAGGCGACGCACCGATGCATAACATCCTGAAGGTGGTGGCCTACAAGACGGAGCATGAGCCTGAGAGGATCGTACAGGCTCTTCTCAATTACGGATCCATCAGGGTGTGGCCTGGAGCTCTGCCCAAG GTGTTGAAATATTGCTGCACATCTCCAAGAACAATAGAAGTGCTCCTCAACGCATACGACCGCCTCAAAATCACCGAAGCCTGGGTAGAATCTGTATCTCCCGAGATCTTTCAG AAACACCGGGAATTCTACGAATCCCTGTTTGCGCTGATGCAGACTCCTCGATCTCTACAACATGTGGCTCGTCACAGACTGCGAACGTTTCTGGAAGGTCGCTTGCACAACGTTGTCCCTAAACTGGGTCTACCAACCTTTCTTAAAAACTACCTAATGCTGTCATTCAGAGACTATATGCACTGA
- the gbx1 gene encoding homeobox protein GBX-1 has protein sequence MQRPSGPGTAFSIDSLIGTPQPRPGHLLYTGYPMFMPYRPLMIPQALSHSSLPSGIPPLAPLASFAGRLTNTFCAGLGQGMPSMVALTTTLPSFSDPPDSFNPPQEIPGPRLGADGTGMNRQESPHDELKGSELLNFTETFQAVAGETKLYSSDDEKLDLKSAEAACSDREDSSVDSENESFSDGNTCASASQKSKLKGGSQDALPPGGSAGKSRRRRTAFTSEQLLELEKEFHCKKYLSLTERSQIAHALKLSEVQVKIWFQNRRAKWKRIKAGNVNNRSGEPVRNPKIVVPIPVHVNRFAVRSQHQQIEPGSRP, from the exons ATGCAGAGACCGAGCGGTCCAGGCACGGCGTTTTCCATTGATTCTTTGATTGGCACTCCACAGCCCCGGCCGGGCCACCTGCTCTACACGGGCTACCCGATGTTCATGCCGTACCGACCGCTTATGATTCCGCAAGCCCTGTCACATTCGTCATTACCGTCGGGCATCCCTCCCTTGGCGCCGCTGGCATCGTTCGCCGGGCGCCTGACCAACACTTTTTGCGCGGGGTTGGGGCAGGGGATGCCCTCCATGGTGGCGCTCACCACCACCCTGCCCAGCTTCTCGGACCCTCCAGATAGTTTTAACCCCCCGCAGGAGATACCGGGACCCCGGTTAGGCGCGGACGGGACGGGGATGAACCGACAGGAGAGCCCGCACGACGAACTCAAGGGCTCCGAACTCCTCAATTTCACGGAAACTTTTCAGGCGGTTGCAG GCGAAACCAAACTCTACAGTTCAGACGACGAGAAACTGGACCTGAAATCCGCGGAGGCCGCGTGCAGCGACAGGGAGGACAGTTCGGTCGACAGCGAGAACGAAAGCTTCTCCGACGGGAACACCTGCGCCTCGGCGTCCCAGAAAAGCAAGCTCAAAGGCGGCTCGCAGGACGCGTTGCCGCCGGGCGGCTCGGCGGGAAAGAGCCGGAGGAGGCGGACTGCTTTCACCAGCGAACAGCTGCTGGAGCTCGAGAAGGAGTTTCACTGTAAGAAGTATCTGTCCCTCACCGAGCGCTCCCAGATCGCGCACGCGCTCAAACTCAGCGAGGTCCAGGTCAAAATCTGGTTCCAGAACCGCAGGGCCAAATGGAAACGGATCAAAGCCGGCAACGTCAACAACAGATCCGGGGAGCCCGTCAGGAACCCCAAAATCGTCGTGCCCATTCCCGTGCACGTCAACAGGTTCGCGGTGCGGAGTCAGCACCAACAGATCGAACCGGGCAGCAGGCCGTGA